In the Sorghum bicolor cultivar BTx623 chromosome 4, Sorghum_bicolor_NCBIv3, whole genome shotgun sequence genome, GGATCCACTATCGGAGAGGCAACCACGCTCGGGGGTGGGGGTGTGGCGCCGCCACCGCGCCAGATCTGCCATGAAGAGGTCGCCGTGCTCCACCGTGGCCACGCTCGGATCCAACTTCGCCACCGCCAGATCTGCGTGGAGGGGCGCCGCTGCCAGAGGAATGAGCCGCTCCACTATAGAAAGGGGCCATATCGTCGCCAAATGAGAGACAAAGAGAGGGGAGGAGGGCACCGCCGACTGATCCACTGGAGGAAAGGCTAGGCCCCACACGTCACCCGCGCTAGAGGTGAGGGTAAGGCGCGGCACTAGAGGTGAGGCTGGGTGCCAGCGCTAGATGAGTGATGGAGAGAGGGAGATCACGAGAGAGAAAGGAGAGGGTCATGCTCGGGGTGACTGCGCCTGAGTGGGAGAGAGAGAAGTGGGATGAGATGGGAGATGTGAGTTGAAACCCTAACTCCTGTTTTTATACATAGTCGGACCTTGTCTCGACCATTTAGGCCTCGAGTCTTTTATCTGAGGCAGGCCTTTTAGGAGGTCCGTCTAGGCTGGTTAATATATTTAAATCAATTATACGAGACGGTTATTCTAATCGCCTTGATTAATAAAAAATGATCGCCTCGGTTAATCCAAGACATTAAAGCGGTTTAAAACCTTGTCTGCCTCTGAGTCTGTTTTCAAAAGGTCGtgattaattttttttagtaGTGAGCTCTTGTGCACGTAAAAAGCTTCAGACAACTTCATTTCAAACCCTTTTCCGAAAATGTCACGCGGCATGGTCATTACCTTTAGCCCCTAGCATTTTTGAAAGGTTGGTCAAACTTTTCTCACAACGTCATTTGATTCTAAAAGCAACACATTTGTCAGACCTCAGATGTGGCACTAGATAATCattatgtgtgtatatatatatatatatatatatatatatatatatatatatatatatatatatatatacacggcagcgctattctacaccctaggtgtagaatattattctacaccgcaagtcaaaactgagtagaaaaaatactgagcaatacTGGAGAATCTTCAGTATCATCCCGTCCAACACCCAGGACcatgaaatactgaacaatactgaaatatGAATACTGACcatgaaatactgaacaatactgaaatatgaatactgaacgatactgaattttgctcagtatacaaagttcagtattgttcagtacttGTGTTTCAGTATTTTTCAGTATTTCAGGGTCCTAGGTGTAGTCATGAATGATACTGAACGTTGttcagtactgctcagtatttttttgcTCAATTTTGACCtgcggtgtagaatagcactaccgtgtgtgtatatatatatatatatatatatatagctaaaaCAAAATTCTattgttatacctttgccttgagctttCGAACATGCTTGCTTTGCTAATTCCATCATGATATCCATGGAGCTCAACGCTTCCATGTGGACTAACTATTACCTTTCATATCTTCAAAATGTTGGTTCACATGTGTTGCCATTAATACCAAACCCACCATTTTGGTAACTGACGAAAACCATACAAAGAAGTTAAAAAAATGAAATTCAAGTCAACTCCATACTCAAGGTTAATTGTGGGCTTGAACATAAGTTTTGTGCCATCTAACCATAGCATGAAGTTCGTTCATGGGTTAGTGTGGATAAATTTCAACAACACTTGACTTGGTAGAGAAAACTCCtctcacatatatatatgctaaaAAGGTTTGCTTCGAAAATGCACGTACGCATGAATTTTGAAAGTTTTGGAGAAATTTTCTGTGGTACTAAGGTTTATAGGATTGTTTGATGTACCTTTTTTGAAGCATGTATTGTATGAACATTGTTAGAACCACCATTACTAGAAGATCACTCAAAACTGTATTAGATCACAAACGGATTTTATCTATGACTAGTGTTGATCACATCAAACAATTTCTAGTGTGTTACCATACAAGatatttttatcatatataATGCAATGTTACGGTGGGATCCCCCCTCCCCCCCACAAATCAGCTGCTGTATGTATGTGCAATGTTCTAGTTTTGATTCGTTTTGTAATTTTGCACAAGTCGATTTTCAATGTTGTATATACACTATTCTTTCAATCTTGAGAACATTGCTTTGGGCTttggggattttttttttggaggaGAATTACAAACAGGCCCTGGGCTCTTTCCTTGTACCCCGATGGCCCAACAAGGCCCAATGGCCCAATATTCTGCTCCTGTCCGGTCTGGCTTCCGTTTCTCCGTCACGCGCATCGCTCTCCTCCCGTCGACCGGCTTCTGCTTTCTTCTCCCTCCAAAATCCCAACCAAACCTAGCGGGCGGCGGCCGCGACCGCCGACGGGGCGCTGCGCCTGCGCTGAGCGCGTGGGCGGCCCGTGGCGGGGCCGCAGTCGGCAGCGCGCCTAGACGCCTGCGCCTCCGGTTGCCAGCGGCCGGCTGCTCGGGCTGCTGAGCGATTGTAGGACAGAGTCTATGCTGGCAGCAGCACTTCGGCAATCTGCAGAGATACCGAGGAAGGAGAAGGTCTGACCTCTGCGGTCTTCAGCAAGCCGCCAACTGGGAATCAAATTCGTAAGATAATTTGATTAATTGGCTTTCCATTTGAATGTATTGTTGGTTGTAATTTGTGAATGTTTGTGACACACTGAAACTACACGTCTTCAGTCTCTGTGGCGTGGTTGCCAGTTCAGTCGGTGCTCTCGAGATGGCCCGCGGGTTGTGGCTCATCTCCCGCGCGGTGGGGAGGCTGCGGCCACTGCTTGTCCAGGGGCCGACGAGGAGCTTCTCTGCCTCCGCACCGGAGCAGCTCCATGTCTGCGTCGTTGGCAGCGGCCCCGCTGGGTTCTACACCGCCGACAGGGTAGGGGGTTTCACGACTCGTGGTCCGTTCTTATGTTGTTGATCTCATTGTTGTTGCTTTGAAGGCCTTTTGTGTTGGGCTGTGCTCATCCATCCTCCAGGAGTATTTGCGTCTTAGTAGATTGCTGATTCCTTCAATATTTAGCCATGATGTGTACTGCATCCCAGTTTTAGTGTGTAGGAATTTCAGTAATACTCTTAATTCCATGTGCTCTGGTGGAATATTAGTTTACCCATGTTTTTTTTCCCAGCAATCTGCAAAATTCTGTATAAGGTTCAAATGCTAAAAATGACGGTAAGGTCGTGGGGTTCAGATTCATATGCTCTCACTGGAGCCATGTTTCCTACCCACTACTTTAGGGCATTTCTGTTGGACATATGTTCTTCAGAGTTgtttttattaatattttattatgtGTTTTTCTGCGTTCTTGGTTGAGTGCTCCTTTTGTGGATTAAGCAGATGTTGAAGGGTCATGAAGGAGCACAGGTTGATATAATTGATAGGCTACCCACGCCATTTGGCCTAGTCCGTTCTGGAGTGGCTCCAGATCATCCAGAAACAAAGGTGGGCATTTACCATTGGTATTGTCTAATTTTGGAACTGAAAATCAATCAACTTTTTATCTTTGGACAACCACAACTAAGTGAAAAATACTGGATTAGAGTTGGTGACGTGTTTCTGTTTGCTCACTTGTTTCATCATTTTAGTCACATAGTGTTGTGTTATCTGATTATAGGAAAGAAATGGTTCATTCATGAAATGCAAAGATCTTTTGCTAATTAATTAAACTATTGCTTGGGGCATGCTAGGAACAGCCTTATCTTTATTTGATTGTGCCTTACTTTCCAGTTTTGTGTGTTTATGACACTACATAAGCTGTTCATAAACTTGGCTACTTAATCTTACCTTCAACTTTCCAACAGATTGTGGTGAATCAATTTTCTCGTGTAGCTGCAAATGGGCGCTGTTCATTCTTTGGGAATGTAACTCTGGGAAGGGATATATCTCTGTCAGAGCTTCGCAAAACATATCATGCTGTATGTTAACCTCAGATCAAATTTCTGTTACCCATGAGGATATCACAGGATCACCTTTCTCATTTCTGTTATGTAATTTTTATCCATAACTTATATAAGTAAATGGTTGAGATTTTATTTATTGATCAACAGGTTGTTCTTGCTTATGGTGCAGAAAGTGATAGGTCACTTGGTATTCCTGGAGAGGTATGACCTTTGACTACTATTGCCAATCTTTATGCCAGAGCTCGTGGTGGTTCTTCGAATATTGCTTATGGTCCAATAATATCATTGTAACTGTAATCTTATTGCTTTTCGCGGTGTTTAATCAAATATTGCAGTAGCAAGGGTTTAGTAGTCAGCAAGGTGGATGTGACGCTTATAATGCTAGCATCTTCATTGTCTACATTCTTGTGATCATCTCACTTTTAGATGGATCTGTTTATCTCTAGTATCATCATTGTATTATAGAACCTGAAATGTTTACCTCTAGTATCATCATTGTATTATAGGACCTGAAAGGAATTCATTCAGCTCGAGAGTTTGTCTGGTGGTACAATGGACATCCAGACATGTGCGACTTGTGTCCTGATTTGAAAAACACAGAATCTGCTGTTGTCCTTGGTCAGGTATTTTTTTTTTCGATTTTGCTCATATATATTAGCATTCAAACAGAGTACCAACATCTTGGGGCCAAGAGAACTGAGTCACAATTACACTTTTATTTAACCTTGATATACAGTTGAACTATAATTTCATTTGAATTTGTGCTGCCCATATACCTTAATTTTCATCACTTTTTCTTGAAATACTTTTATGAACACAAGTTGCTGTAACAAGATTGATTGCAGGGAAATGTTGCTCTAGATGTTGCTCGTATTCTTTTACGCTGTAAAGCTGAGTTGGCTACTACAGACATTACTGATTATGCATTGGATGCTCTACGTGGCAGCACAATAAGGTATCTTTTCACTTTAATAATAAACCAGACTGACATTTTACTTTATGGTGTACTCATAGATAAGTTTTACTGATATTAAATAATACTTAGTTCTCAATTTATGTTGCATGTAAAGGAAGGTATATTTGGTTGGGCGACGGGGTCCAGTGCAGGCAGCTTGCACTGCAAAGGAATTGCGTGAAATTTTAGGTATTTAAAAAATAATTGAATATTTGCAGTGTTTGACATTTGACACATGGTATTTTTATATTAGTCTATCTCATTGTCATGTTGTCATACTAAGTTTGACATAGTGTCCATGCAGGTTTGAAAAATGTTCGTATTTGCATCAAGGAAACTGATCTGGTGACCACACCTGCAGATGAGGTTTGTGCTGTAATGTGTATTATTACCTGTAGCATTTGTTTCCCTTTTCCTTTTAAGCTGTGTaagtgatctctctctctctctctctctctctctctctctctctctctctctctctctcctgggTTTCTGAAAATGGCTAATTTAGGATCAGGAGTTTCTGCTTTACTGTGGTAGTTAGGGCCTTTTTATGTTGTATTGTGTTGATTTTAGGCAAGTTTTTGTGTAACTAGTA is a window encoding:
- the LOC8060381 gene encoding NADPH:adrenodoxin oxidoreductase, mitochondrial isoform X2 yields the protein MARGLWLISRAVGRLRPLLVQGPTRSFSASAPEQLHVCVVGSGPAGFYTADRMLKGHEGAQVDIIDRLPTPFGLVRSGVAPDHPETKIVVNQFSRVAANGRCSFFGNVTLGRDISLSELRKTYHAVVLAYGAESDRSLGIPGEDLKGIHSAREFVWWYNGHPDMCDLCPDLKNTESAVVLGQGNVALDVARILLRCKAELATTDITDYALDALRGSTIRKVYLVGRRGPVQAACTAKELREILGLKNVRICIKETDLVTTPADEEEMRNSRIQRRVYELLLKAASAHGGNNYNDQKELHFVFFRRPTRFIPAENGSTIGAVQLEKTVLKGDEVTGKQVAVGAGEFEDLKCGLVLKSIGYKSLPVQGLPFDKNRGVVPNLRGRVLSSESEIATVERGLYVVGWLKRGPTGIVATNLHCAEETVGG
- the LOC8060381 gene encoding NADPH:adrenodoxin oxidoreductase, mitochondrial isoform X1; translated protein: MARGLWLISRAVGRLRPLLVQGPTRSFSASAPEQLHVCVVGSGPAGFYTADRMLKGHEGAQVDIIDRLPTPFGLVRSGVAPDHPETKIVVNQFSRVAANGRCSFFGNVTLGRDISLSELRKTYHAVVLAYGAESDRSLGIPGEDLKGIHSAREFVWWYNGHPDMCDLCPDLKNTESAVVLGQGNVALDVARILLRCKAELATTDITDYALDALRGSTIRKVYLVGRRGPVQAACTAKELREILGLKNVRICIKETDLVTTPADEEEMRNSRIQRRVYELLLKAASAHGGNNYNDQKELHFVFFRRPTRFIPAENGSTIGAVQLEKTVLKGDEVTGKQVAVGAGEFEDLKCGLVLKSIGYKSLPVQGLPFDKNRGVVPNLRGRVLSSESEIATVERGLYVVGWLKRGPTGIVATNLHCAEETVASILEDDKKGVLRPPSGSKKHGRTGLLEILEQKNVRFVPFSGWEKIDSMEKMAGEVRNKPREKITTWDGLQKAANE